The Thermotoga maritima MSB8 region TACCAGACACGCTCAAAGACAGAAAGCTCATTTTGTCTCCTATAGTGACCGAAAGAGAACTGAAGGACGTCACTGCCAGAGTGGTGGTGGAGGTTCATGAAGAACCGGAAGTGAGAATAGGTGACATTTCGAAGATAGAAGTGGAAAAAGTGGACGAGGAAAAGGTCCTGGAAAAATACGTGGAAAGGAGAATAGAGGATCTCAGAGAAAGTCACGCTCTCCTCGAGCCCAAAGAAGGACCCGCTGAAGCGGGAGATCTCGTGAGAGTGAACATGGAAGTGTACAACGAGGAGGGAAAAAAACTCACCTCTCGTGAATACGAATACGTGATAAGTGAGGACGAAGACAGACCCTTTGTGAAAGACCTCGTGGGAAAGAAGAAAGGCGACGTTGTGGAAATTGAGAGGGAGTACGAGGGAAAGAAGTACACATACAAGCTCGAAGTGGAAGAAGTGTACAAACGCACCCTTCCAGAGATCGGTGATGAACTTGCAAAGTCAGTGAACAACGAATTCGAAACACTGGAACAGCTGAAAGAATCTCTGAAGAAAGAGGGAAAAGAGATCTACGATGTGGAAATGAAAGAGAGCATGAGAGAGCAACTTCTTGAGAAACTCCCTGAAATTGTGGAGATCGAGATATCTGATAGGACTCTGGAGATACTCGTTAACGAAGCGATCAACAGGTTGAAGAGAGAAGGAAGGTACGAACAGATCGTGAGTTCGTATGAGAGCGAGGAGAAATTCAGAGAAGAACTGAAGGAGAGAATTCTGGATGACATAAAGAGAGACAGAGTGATAGAGGTTCTCGCACAGGAGAAGGGGATCAGCGTGAACGATGAGGAACTCGAGAAAGAAGCGGAGGAACTCGCTCCTTTCTGGGGAATCTCTCCTGATCGTGCTAAGAGCCTTGTCAAAGCACGGCAGGACCTCAGAGAAGAATTGAGATGGGCTATTCTGAAAAGAAAAGTGCTCGATCTGTTACTTCAGGAAGTCAAGGTGAAAGTGGTTGAACCAAAAGGAGAGGGTGATGACAGTGAAGGAAAAGAAGATAATTGATCAATACGTTCCCATAGTCGTTGAGTCTACGGGAAGGTACGAGAGAGCCTACGACATCTTCTCGAGGCTCCTAAAGGACAGAATAGTTTTCCTCGGATCCCCCATAGACGACTATGTTGCAAACCTGGTCATAGCTCAACTTCTGTTTCTTGAGGCGGAGGATCCGGATAAAGACGTCTACCTCTACATAAACTCCCCCGGAGGTTCTGTGACGGCGGGACTCGCTATCTACGATACGATGCAGTACATAAAGTGTGATGTCTCAACCATATGTGTAGGACAGGCGGCTTCCATGGCGGCTGTGCTCCTCGCAGCCGGTGCAAAGGGAAAAAGGTACGCGCTTCCGAACGCTCGAATAATGATACACCAGCCGCTCGGTGGTGCTGAGGGACCTGCCAAGGATGTGGAGATCATCACGAGAGAGCTTCTGAGAATAAAAGATCTTCTCAACAGAATTCTGAGTAAACACACGGGACAGCCGATTGAAAAGATAGAAAAAGACACAGACAGAGATTTCTTCATGAGTGCAGAAGAAGCGAAAGAGTACGGGATAGTCGATAAAGTCGTCAGCACAAGAGAGTAAGGGCACCGGAAGGTGCCCTATTCTTCTGTCAATTTTTCGTTCAGAAGGTTTACGATCTTTTCTGCCCTTCCCGAGACTTCTCTTCTCAGTATTTCTTCAGGTTCGATTCTGTACACGTTGTAGTACTCCCTTGTGAGATCTAAGTCGACGTCTATCTTTGCCCCTTCTAAGGAAAAACCCGCGTAGAACCCACGTGCTATTGAATACGAATAGACGGAAGCGTCAAGATTGTAATCGGCGCTGAGTCTTCTTCCAAGAGGTCCCGCCGCGACGCTCAGTGATCCTCCCAGGGTGATGTTTCCTTCGGCGAAGGCATCGACATTTTCCATGATGACGGCTATGAGAGAAACTGATTGAAATCCTATCTGCGGACCGAAGCTCAATCCGTACATTTTCACAAACAGAGGGCCGTACCAGGTGTTCGTCTCTGGGTCTCTTTTCAAAAGCACTCCCTGGCCGTACTGCCCTCCCAGTACCCAGCCGAGTTTCAGGTATTTGGGCACGATGAATATGCCCCTGGCCCTCTCGAGAAGTGAGAGAAACGCACCGCTGTCCGGTTGATCGAGAAACTCTTTCAGTGCGAGGAACGATTCATCGATTATATCAAGCGCACTTGCGAAAGAAAACAGCGAAGATGTGAGGATCGTTAAAGCAACGAGGAATTGTTTCACCTCATCACCTCCTCAGATCATCTGGAAGTACTTCTGAAGCATTTCACTGAAGAAGTCGAGGATTTTCTGCGCCATCCAGCCGCTCAGAAACAGGATCGTGAGAAACAGCACAATTATTCTTGGAGCGAACATCAGCGTCTGCTCATGGATTTGAGTGACGGCCTGAAAGATGCTGATCACAAGCCCCACGATGAGACTCACAACGAGGGGTGGTACGATGATCTCCAGCAGAAGACTTATTCCGCTTTTCATTATATCCAGAAAGACCTCAATGGTCACGGCAAATCACCTCGCAAAACTCTTTATCAGCCCTTCTACAAGCAGATCCCAGCCGTTTGCCATGACGAAAATGAGAATTTTGAACGGCAGAGAAACGAAAACCGGAGGTATCATGATCATTCCCATCGCTAACAGTATGCTGGCCACTATCATGTCTATCACTATGAAAGGCACGTAAAGAACAACTCCCATTTTGAAGGCAACTTCCAGTTCTCCCAGAACAAAGGCTGGTATCAGAACGGCATTCGGTGCTTCTTCGATTTTTGCGATTTCAATGCCGGAGTTTTTCGCGAGCATGAAAACGTTATCCTCGTTGTGGTGATTCTTCAGTTCGTTGATCATGAACTCTCTTATACGGGTGTTTACCCGTTGAAACATCTCCTGATAGCCTGTTTCTTTGTTCAAATACGGCGTTATGGCATTGTTGTAGATATCGTTCCAGACGGGCTGCATGATGAGAAATGTGAGAAAAAGGGCAAGACCTATCATAACCTGGTTAGGAGGAGTTTGACGCGTTCCAAGAGCGTTTCTGAAGAGTGAAAAGACAACGATTATGCGTGTGAATGAGGTGAAGAGAACGAGGATGGAGGGTGCAAGTGCCAGAACGGTGAGTACGAGAAGGATCTCGAGAGTAACGACGAGGTCCTCTGGTTCTTCGGCAGGTCTTACACCTATGGATATCGAAGGAAAAGGTATTTCCTGAGAAAAATACAAAAGGGGAAGAAAGATCAAAAGAATCAGAAGAAGCTTTCTCATTTAATTTTTCTCCCCAGCTTTTTGAAGAACATACTGGAAAAAGATTTTTCTTCGTAGTCCTCCAGTTTCTTTATGACGGTGGCACCGGAATCTGTTACCAAAATGACGAGATATTCATCGATTACCCTGACAATGGCGATGAAAGTTTTCCTATCCAGGTAGTGTCTCTCCAGAACGGAAATGCTGGATCCCTTTTGAATGAAGGTTCCCCGCTTCACAAAATAGTAAACCAGAAGAAGAAAGAAGAGAACTATTCCGAAAGCCAGAAGAAACTGCAGAATCCCACTCATGGGATTTCACTTCGAAACCTTGTTGAGAGCCTCTACCACCCTGGAAGGCTGGAAGGGTTTCACAATGAAGTCTTTCGCTCCAGCTTTTATAGCTTCTATGACCATTGCCTGCTGTCCCATGGCACTGCAGACGATGATCTTTGCGTTGGGGTCGATCTTCATGATCTCTTTGATCGCATCGATACCGTTCATCTCCGGCATGGTGATGTCCATCGTGACGATGTCCGGTTTGAGTTCCTTGTATTTTTCAACGGCTTCACGACCGTTTGTTGCTTCCCCTGCAACTTCGTATCCCGCTTTTGTGATGATATCTTTCAACATCATCC contains the following coding sequences:
- the tig gene encoding trigger factor; this translates as MEVKELERDKNRVVLEYVFGAEEIAQAEDKAVRYLNQRVEIPGFRKGRIPKNVLKMKLGEEFQEYTLDFLMDLIPDTLKDRKLILSPIVTERELKDVTARVVVEVHEEPEVRIGDISKIEVEKVDEEKVLEKYVERRIEDLRESHALLEPKEGPAEAGDLVRVNMEVYNEEGKKLTSREYEYVISEDEDRPFVKDLVGKKKGDVVEIEREYEGKKYTYKLEVEEVYKRTLPEIGDELAKSVNNEFETLEQLKESLKKEGKEIYDVEMKESMREQLLEKLPEIVEIEISDRTLEILVNEAINRLKREGRYEQIVSSYESEEKFREELKERILDDIKRDRVIEVLAQEKGISVNDEELEKEAEELAPFWGISPDRAKSLVKARQDLREELRWAILKRKVLDLLLQEVKVKVVEPKGEGDDSEGKEDN
- the clpP gene encoding ATP-dependent Clp endopeptidase proteolytic subunit ClpP is translated as MTVKEKKIIDQYVPIVVESTGRYERAYDIFSRLLKDRIVFLGSPIDDYVANLVIAQLLFLEAEDPDKDVYLYINSPGGSVTAGLAIYDTMQYIKCDVSTICVGQAASMAAVLLAAGAKGKRYALPNARIMIHQPLGGAEGPAKDVEIITRELLRIKDLLNRILSKHTGQPIEKIEKDTDRDFFMSAEEAKEYGIVDKVVSTRE
- a CDS encoding lipid-binding SYLF domain-containing protein, with protein sequence MKQFLVALTILTSSLFSFASALDIIDESFLALKEFLDQPDSGAFLSLLERARGIFIVPKYLKLGWVLGGQYGQGVLLKRDPETNTWYGPLFVKMYGLSFGPQIGFQSVSLIAVIMENVDAFAEGNITLGGSLSVAAGPLGRRLSADYNLDASVYSYSIARGFYAGFSLEGAKIDVDLDLTREYYNVYRIEPEEILRREVSGRAEKIVNLLNEKLTEE
- the fliQ gene encoding flagellar biosynthesis protein FliQ, which translates into the protein MTIEVFLDIMKSGISLLLEIIVPPLVVSLIVGLVISIFQAVTQIHEQTLMFAPRIIVLFLTILFLSGWMAQKILDFFSEMLQKYFQMI
- the fliP gene encoding flagellar type III secretion system pore protein FliP (The bacterial flagellar biogenesis protein FliP forms a type III secretion system (T3SS)-type pore required for flagellar assembly.), with translation MRKLLLILLIFLPLLYFSQEIPFPSISIGVRPAEEPEDLVVTLEILLVLTVLALAPSILVLFTSFTRIIVVFSLFRNALGTRQTPPNQVMIGLALFLTFLIMQPVWNDIYNNAITPYLNKETGYQEMFQRVNTRIREFMINELKNHHNEDNVFMLAKNSGIEIAKIEEAPNAVLIPAFVLGELEVAFKMGVVLYVPFIVIDMIVASILLAMGMIMIPPVFVSLPFKILIFVMANGWDLLVEGLIKSFAR
- a CDS encoding FliO/MopB family protein — encoded protein: MSGILQFLLAFGIVLFFLLLVYYFVKRGTFIQKGSSISVLERHYLDRKTFIAIVRVIDEYLVILVTDSGATVIKKLEDYEEKSFSSMFFKKLGRKIK
- the cheY gene encoding chemotaxis protein CheY; its protein translation is MGKRVLIVDDAAFMRMMLKDIITKAGYEVAGEATNGREAVEKYKELKPDIVTMDITMPEMNGIDAIKEIMKIDPNAKIIVCSAMGQQAMVIEAIKAGAKDFIVKPFQPSRVVEALNKVSK